A segment of the Betaproteobacteria bacterium genome:
CGTGCCGAGCGGCACCGATCGAGGCAGCAGCCCCAAGTCGGCGAAGCGGCCCCGGTGAGCGCCGCGCGCATGCCGCCGATGTCGCGTGATCAATCGGTCAGAACGAACGTAACCTTGAGGATTACCTTGTAGCCGCTGATCTTGCCGTTGTCGATGTTCACTTCCTGATCCTTCACCCAGGCGCCCTTGAGGTTCTTCAGCGTCTTGTTGGCGCGCTCGACACCCTGGATGATGGCGTCTTCGAAGCTCTTCGTGCTGACGCTGCTGATTTCGGTGATTCGCGCGACGGTCATGGCTTTCTCCTTGGATGACGGCCGGGGACACCCGGCGACCAGAGACGCACGTCGCGGCAAGCTCGCGAGCCATCCCACCGATCCGGCGTGCGTGTCACGGCGGTGCGAATCTCGTGCCCTTGGCGTGCGGGCGTCTAAATCCATAGGGTCACGGCTCAATGGGCGACCGGGTCACGGCTCAATGGGCGACCGGGTCACGGCTCAATGGGCGATCTCGAGTTTTTTTCCGTATAATCCGGCGTTCCCG
Coding sequences within it:
- a CDS encoding dodecin domain-containing protein; translated protein: MTVARITEISSVSTKSFEDAIIQGVERANKTLKNLKGAWVKDQEVNIDNGKISGYKVILKVTFVLTD